In Onychostoma macrolepis isolate SWU-2019 chromosome 17, ASM1243209v1, whole genome shotgun sequence, the DNA window TTGCAGGTATAGAAATTCACACAGCATTCAAAGCATCAGACAATTCTTTCATGTCTTTTTTCTTCTATAGTTTGCATTGAATTAAAGTGCTAAACAATTTCAGACCCATCCAACATCTGCGTCTGCTTGCGCTGTCTGTGTTCATATAGAGATCTGCCTCTCCATCTACGAATGAAACTCAATCTCCGTGACCTTTTCATTTTCTCACAATGAATAATTCACCGGGACCTGTTTGCTATCTCAcattgtcacacacacacacacacacacacacacacacacacaggaaatcGTAAACAAGGATTCTCTTCTGCAACCATCCACATGTTCTCTCATTCTTTACAAAGACACTCATCTTTTGCATGGTACATCTCTTTGTTTCTAAACtctttgcaattacagagggatcagggttattattaactaaaactaaaaccataaaaccatttttgttacttgaaatagaacataactttaactgaaataataataaaaaaaatctttttaattttttcatgctttttaatgctttagaacactttttttttactatatttataataatgcatttattatattattaatataatatgatgtaatatatcatattatattttacatttttatatcattttatagaaaataaacaaataatatatttataatacattttttttatttcatttatttcatcataatgtgattattttaaaacaagttaaaaCAATCAGTTTTTAatcagaaataataaaaaaaacaaattatacagCTATAGGagcaataaatgtaaaaaaacaaaaacaaaaaaaattcctGGAAGACAATGGCATTGGCTATAATTAATGCTTCCAAGACTATCAGACAAATGTGCAACCTGGTGACATTTAGTTCAGCAGATTTTGCAACAACAATGTTGAATACATCACATGAAACCAAATGTTTAAGtttgcaatgcaaaaaaaaatccacattcaTATATGAGACTGTAATAATACAGTACTGGCCCAATAAAGCAAGTGACCTTTCTGTTAACTGGCCAGAAACTCACTCTCTATCAGCCCATCCTTACAGTTTAACCCTAGTTTGACACCCATTTATTCATTCAGCATTTGTTCTCTGTGTCTCTGACACAAAAAAGGCAGATTTAAGGTGTACACAGACTTATGCAGTgaactgcatatatatatgcaacaTGCAATGCATGTattaatttagcagatgctGTTATCCACAgccatttacaaataaataatgctacAGCATAAGTGATTTACAAgttgtttaacattttatgaAGTAGGAAATATCAGACGCTGGGAGTTGTTTACATACAGCTCTCGTCTGCACGCTGCACCAGGGCAAATTGATTATTCATAcgttcaaacaaacaaatatcacaCCCATTTCCGATTTTTTAATGCTAATATGCCATGCGGGACAGTTCTATACGTCACAGACAGGTCAGATGAGTCGTCCTGCTGCGGACAAGGATTACAGtacatgcattcattcatttctgcAGGATTATGTTCTGATGGAGAGCACTAACCCCGACCCCCCTCCCCTTTCCCACTGGGCCCGTCCTGCACAGATGGCTAGTGGGATTTTACCTCTCTAATCTCTTTTCTTTCATTccctctctctgtcttctctTTTCATTTCTGAAACCTACAGTGAATGAATATGCTGAGCTGGACAAACCAGCACTGAAACGACTTTTGGGTTTGAGCGTCTTTTGCCCTCCATTCTCATTCATTGTTTCCTCTCTTTCTCCTACTCCATGTTAATTTTCCTCCAAGTTTCCTAAGAGACTGATCAAATTTCTACAGATTAATGCACACCAACTGCGTACAAGTCATTTTTAAGCTGTACCAGCCACCTTTATTTTCTTGGACAGTCATGCCAAAACCAAATAAATCTGTAGTATGAATACAACTTTACTCGACATCAacaagttataaaaaaaaaaaaacattactgaagtacaagaaaatactatttcagtctttttatttcaaaatttccAATGTTCAATTTGTGGAATTTgctagcatttttttttactagcaattttgactttttcagTGCAAAGTTCTGCAAACATAATCTCAAAGTGACCAAATATTGGTTAAGtaaataagtacattttatttattgagcacatttaaattcagcttacactgaccaaagtgctgtacaaaacAATCATAACATACAGTAAAgtataaagcaaaataaaatttaaaatccaAGATAACAATACTAATccataaattaaaaatcaggaaaGACCATAGAATAAAGATGCGTTTTAAGTCTAGACTTAAAAACCGAAATAGATAGCACTCTTAATGTCAGGTGACAGCTGATTCCATTCAGATTACTGAATTcaactgaatgtttttattgaattttgagTAAAATAAGTTCTCTTTTAATTTCATCATTTTCTGAGCACCTAATTTGCAATTATTAAATTGCTAGatattatgtatatatctgCACCATATTAGCTACTGGCATaaacataaatgcatatattttacatatacaaATCTATACATCATACATCAAAGGTATGCAACATGCTACTCCTAAAAATGCCATAGAATTACAGTGATATGCGTTCAGAAAAGTAAAAATTAgtcaatttaaatgttattttgaacattttagcCATAAATGTGCCATCTATTTATCAGGCTACAGTTAGCTAGACTCATTTGCCATTCAAAAAGTAAACAACAGTGATGACATCACTACAGTATCTGCATACTGAATTGTGATTGGTCTTGTCCTTGCATATATTTAAACACAGCCATCTTTACACTAAAAATGAAAGTATATTGATCCTCTttcataaaaactaaaacaatcaCATTGTCAAGCCAGTGGCAAAGTGGCTGCATTTCATTACACAGATTCACTAGTATTCCCTTCAGAAAATGCGAATCTAGTTCAAATGTAGCCTTTCAGCATTAACGGTCGGTCACCTGCGAATACACAGACACACTGTGGCCTAGAACAAAATAGCTCAACTAAACAGCCTGTGCTACAGTAAAGCATACCATGAAGCCTCCTTTCAGCGTAACGCTTCTGATCCATGACCAGGAGCGGCTTATCTCAGACTACAGGGTGATCACTCTAAACGCTCAGTCCTCGGAGCTCTCTTTCTAAAAGAACTTCCAAAGCAACAAAATCAATATCAAATAATACCTCagacacaataaaacacaaacaactatacacaaacacatggACACACCTGACCTGGAAAACCCTCATTTGGCTTGACCGCAACACCCATCGCCATGGCTACACAATCCTTTCTTACTAGAAAGGAAGGTCTTCTGCCAGGGTCGTCCCTGCATGTCCATATATAGACACAATTAGTCTTGGGGGCATTTAGAATGACCATATATGGTCAAGGCACAAGGAAGCAGGCTCTTTTCAGATCAGTTCATTGAAATGTATTAGACCGTAAAAAAGAATGATGGTGTATGTGCATGCTTTCTAAAAGAGAAggcacaataataataattataataataataaaaaaatccgAGCAGTCGTCGCTACCAAAAACAGGTCACCTAGCAACACACAATTAAGGAATACCCTGTGAGCCCGCAGTCTTCAGCCTGTCCATTAGCAGACGAAATTACTGGCTAAACAAACAACCATCACCCACATGCAAATGACTTTGTTGTTCATAAGAGAAGGGCTCATATTCTTGTCCGCTGGGGTATTCACAGATGTTTAGGACATGAGCAATGTATTCTGACTCTATCCAACCTGAAACATCTGGAGTCAGAGATGACTGGGGCACTGGAGAAATGGTTTCATTATATGGAACGAAAGCCAGCTAAACCCATTAACTCAAGTGAGACGGCAGGGAAGGTGTAACAGAAGCAAAGCGAGGAAAAAAGATACAAAGGGAAATGGAAGCCTTTGAAAGAGTAACGAAACGAGAGGATGCATGAGGAAGCCGTGGATTAGAGTCGGTCATAAAAGATGACGATGCTATCTCTCCTCTTTTCGAGGGATGGGTAGGTCAACCAGTACTTAAACCACTACAACACAACATATCAAAcaactacattttttaatccTTCAAATATCTAAATGCACTGCATAGTAGAAAGAATAACAGCAGAAATGTCTCAATCAGCACATATATCATTTACATGGTGGAAAtgtttttagtaatttatttttaacttaagaATTTCATAATTTACAACTGTTTTTGTACTGATGTCAGACTTATTTGTTATAAATAACCTTATCTTGTGATTTGAGCCCATCAAGTTCCAAAGTATCTAATCCACTAGATTATCCAAAAATAGTCTTTTCTACGCTTATCTAACATATAAACCATCCTTCCTCGGATTTCCAGCACTAATAACTATTTTGGGATACATGCTGTTACcattaaatataataacttaTACCGTGATTTTGGTCATACTGCCCAACCCTACTGAAGCCGCTCGCTCACCAGGCACTGAACCAGTCAgcctttaataatgtttatcaCCGCTCATTTCTCTCCCACcccagaggctctccaatcatATCCATACACTCTGATTACTATCACCACAATGTGATTAGCCTGACTATGGTGATGTGTTGTTTAATTTCCTGCCGGGGTCTGACACTGCATCTCCATTTCGGCTCAGAGTAAAACTCCCAGCGCTGCCTCCCTCCCCTCAGTGCAGTCATTGGTCATCGTTCTGAAACAGCCAATGTGGGCTGGAAACGGTCTCTTACACCAGCTGCACCAGGTGTGATTGAAGAACAGAGAAATATGACCCTTTACAGTCTTTAGCACATGCATCAACATCAGTCCtgcaaaaacatttgaatgaatcCCACAAAAACAGTCACATTTCACaccaaaatctaaatatttatattttgcataaaagaaaataaagcaatGTTTGCATTATGACATTTcatgctaaaatatatatatatatatatatatatatatatatatatgtatgtttttgcattataataatgaaaattgttTTCTTAAATGTCATGTAAGCAAGTTaactataaattaaaaaactacATGCTCAGTTGATTCTCACAATGGAAATTTCCTATTGAAGTTTGCGCTTGGCAAAAACACTAAACTGTCGTTCTCTCCCTGTGCTGGTCCAGTCCATCATTCTGATCTTGCCTGTGTATGGCTCAAAGTGACAGTTCACATCAAACATGTATCAAAGGGCTCTACCGCTAACTGACAGGCTACACTTCACTCACAGTATCTTAGTCAAACAGATCAGCTGCGACGGGCAGATAGTGACAGAGGTTTAAACTAGCAAAGACAAaccatgaaaataaaaataaaacatgtcagTCCAAATCCATTTAGATACGCCTACTACAGAACATACATAAAAGCAATGTAATACAGAATACCAagccaaaataaaacactatctAAGTCACTGACACCCTGAAGCTGATAATGACTAATACTGCAAAAATGTGACTGACTAATAACATAACAGGCCACTGAACCACAAggcaacacaatgaaaacatgCTTGTGCATTCTAGCACAAATTTACCATACTTTTTAATTGAGCTTGTGCTAGACTACAGAAATTTAGTGGCATGTAATTATGCAATGACAAGGTATAAAAAGATGATGAATTATAACTCACTAAATTAATTCATCTTTGCTAAGCCTTCATGTACAAAAGAAAGCTGAATTTGATCCATCACAAAACAAACCAGTTCCGTAAGCTTTGATAATCTTTAACAAAATAAGCTGAGCCTTGGTATGAAAACATGTAGGAACATCATTAGCAACTCAATTCATTACtatttcaacaacaaacacAATTGTTTATTCTTCAAAAGAAGGTTTCTCTGTGTAGCATTTCTTAAAAGTGAAGTTCAAAGGGAGAAATATAACTTGAATCAATTAACCTACAACCGTATGATTCACACACGCTCACTCTGACACAGACAGTTAGGAGCTGAAGCACTGGAGGGGGTGGAGGAGAGGAAAAAAGGAGAACATGAAGAAGGCAATGGAAGAGGGCTTTGATTTACTTGTGTCTGGCGATGCCATAGTGGAGACAATGACCGGAGGTCCAGTACGCCGGCTGAGCTTCTGATTAGCaagactcatattttggcctgGGACGGCACCACCAACGGGTACTAGAGCTCTGTCTGAGGACACTCCAGCCTTGCGCATTACTTGTGGGCTTACATGGGGACTATGCATGGGTGACATTGTAGCCAAGCTCCGATCCCTCTTCATCAACTCCATTGGTACAGTATAGTTGGTGGTGTACGCCTTTGGAGCCTGCTGCGGCGCTAAAGCAGGCACAGTCATTGGTTGAGGAACTGCTGGCAATGGCTGTGGCATTGCATGGATTGGGGCTTGCAAAGCTGCCATTTGTTGTGGTATTCCTGGTAGATGTGATGGAATGGCTACCTGTTGGGACATTGCAGTCATAGGTGGCATGGGCAAGCCAGCATGAGGATTGTAGCCTGACAATGGGCGAGGCTGGACTGGAACCATAGCACCACTGTATGCTCCTGCAGACCTGGCTCCAGGATACCCACTGGTCTCAAGAAGCTGCTGGGAGGGAGCACTGCTGGGTCTGCGACTATAACCTTCACCCATCCTTGGAGATATAGTCTGCATGGGGGTAGAGGGTGGCTGCATATACTGGGACTCCATGCCCGGAGTCAAGGGTGGTGGCTGGTGCACGTAAATGTCACTGCGATGGCTAAAGCTGTTGGATCTGCCACGGGCTGGAGCACTGGGATGCAGGGGGGTAGCAGGAAGGATTTCAGGTGGTCGCTTGCAACAAAGCACAACACGTGACAGAACCCGAGCTTGTCCCAAGTTTGGAGCCACTGAACGCACATCATTTTCCTCCATAACAGCCAGCATTGCAGTGGAGTCAAAGCCCTGCTGCAGTAGAGAGGTGATGGTGCTTTCTGAGAGGCCCTCTTTTTGCAGCAGTGCCAGAAACTCAGGGTCCGCATTTTTTTTAGGGTCTACAGGAGCCACTGGGGTCTGAGGAACAGtgggaggaggaggagcagTAAGAGGCTGAGCAGGAATTTGAGGTAATGGAGCAGGAATAGTGGCCACACTTGGAATGTTTACTGGGGCAGCGGCTATAGGGGGAGCTGGAGTATAGACAGGATTCGGGGGTGCCACGGGTTGCATATGTGGAACTTGCTGCACTGGCTGAACCTGTGGTACCTGCTGAACTTGCTGCACTGGCTGAATGGGCTGCATTTGTTGCACTGGCTGAAGTTGCTGCAATTGTTGCACTGGCTGACCTTGCTGCATTTGTTGCACTGGCTGACCTTGCTGCATTTGTTGCACTGGCTGACCTTGCTGCATTTGTTGCACTGGCTGAGCTTGCTGCATTTGCTGTTGCTGTATTTGTTGTTGCATTTGTTGCTGTGCTTGCTGCTGAGCCTGTTGTTGGACTTGCTGTTGCTGTTGTATGGTGTATGGTGAGGGGTTTTCCGGATGCATGACCATACCTCGGGCAGTTCCATCCATTCCTTGAGCAACTGGATCAACAACCAAGCAGGTGGCGGTTGGCTGATGAGGATCAATCGGCCTTCCGTTAACATCACTGTAGACTGAATGGCTAGTTAGAGAGGCAGGTGGCTCAGCACCGTAACGGGGAGAATTTGGCTCCATTATATAACGAGCTGGAGATGGTGCACGGCTTGGAATGCGCTGCCCATCCTGCATCATTTTGGTGCCAGGAGTAGCAGGTGGGGGCCCAGGCAGGGATGGTTCTCTGTAAATACGACCCATGTCATGAGCAGTTGGAAGTGGGGGAGGAGGTATGCCAGGTGTTGGGGCACCAGAACCAGGCCGACCTGCTGAGCTCTGTTCCCACAGTTGCCGAGGACCAGCCATCATTCCATAATGTGAAGATGACCGATTAAGAGAATGAGGTTGCTCTCCACGATAAAAACCCTCAGTTGGCCGTGGTGGCATGCCTGAGTCTTGCTGATAGTAGTCGTGGGGTGGCAGGGAACCACGGTGAGCCATGGGTGACCGGTCGTAATGGCTGTTTAACTCTGGAACGGAACTCTTTCTTATGTTACGGGGCTCTGGACGATCCAAATATCCCTGATTGTAAAGAGATTCCTGGTAGGCGTCTTGTTCCCGTTTCAAATCCAGGTCAGGGGGACGCACTCCAGGCGGTGGCTCATACCATCCCCCTCCCACATCCGCTCCGTAGCTCAACGAGTTGCGTCGACCAGCCATCCGGGCCTGCTGCTCGTAAACACTGTCACTGCGCTCCCAATGACCCTCATTCCCACCCAGCGTGTCCCAGCTCTGGGAGCGGCCGATCGGCAACTGCTTGCTGGAGATCAACATGAGGAAGAGATATACCTTACTCACAGGGAAGAAAAATTAGAAAGGTTTTCCTTTAAGTTTCTAGTTGCAGGATGATGTCAAGTGGTGCAAGGAAGGAgggtgaaagaaaaaaaataaaacagaagtaTCGCTTTTCACCTGAGGTCCAGTTGTAATTTCTGTCTCCCGTCTCTATCACAGTGGCAAGGTCTGGCTATCAAATGGCTCCTCTTGCTTGGCGACCGGTGAATAATTAATCTGGGGAATACTGCTGGTGGTGATGGAAGCAGGAAAGAGGACACCAAGCACTCTCACAAATAACGTTGGTAGTTGAAGCCTGCCTGACTACTCCATTCTGGCAATGCAAAGCGACAAGCGTGAACCGACAGagggaaagaaaaagagagaaaatagaGAGACAGGAAGGAAAATTTTAACAAGGGGAGGGTTGGTGTGGGGGAGGCAGGGGCTTGTGATAATCCGGCGACGCTGATCCGCTCCAACTCCGAACATTTTACTCGTTCAGATTGCTATGAGGGATTACAGACCAAATAAAGCCAGCTTAAATCCACTCTTCACCCTAGTGACGTCACATGCAAACTCGCACAAAATGTGTCACTGATGATAATGAATACAATGAAATCCCTTTGGACAGGAACACATGCTGCCATGGACACGCTTACCTGATGCCAATGGTTGAGGTGGTCTGTGCTTCTTTCAAAAGCCTGGCCAGCTGGCATTAAGCAGGCGGTCTTTGCTGGACTCCAAGAGATGGGCCAGTGGGGCGGGCCAGTGAAAATAATACAGATCTAATGCAGCAGGGCAGAATCGTGTAGCACTGTCAGGAAACGTCAAATCCTGATTGAACAATAATCCTATAATGGGCCAGCAATGCCTGCAGAGCTACGCAAATGCAGAGATCCAGCATCACCACTCATCTATTGCGTTATGACCCGAGCCGACACCAGTGTAGCTATATGAACCACTGCCTCCAAACACCCTTCACAGCACACCAACAATGAGGTCACAAAGCTTCTGGAAGCTTGTGGATTACAGCTTCATTACAAAACCAATTAGATCTGAAGCAAATTGCGATACCACTTTTAGTGAAATTACATAAGGACACTGTAATTTCTTAGAAACATCAGAACAACATAAAAATTCTTTGTTACCCTTTAAAAGGACActgtcaacatttactaacaTCGTTCTAAACctgactttttttctgtgaaacacgaGAAGGTATTTTCTTTAAAACGCCTTAGTggatttttgtccatacaattaAAGTCAATGTTGTTTGGACCTCAACATtctttaagaaataaattaatacaggtttggaaagacaagagggagagtaaattatgacagaattttcattttcagctgAACAATCCCTTGAATGTAccaatatagttttttttagtcATTCATTCTACATAAACAAAGAAGCCTTCACCCCATGTTTTGCTATTCCCCACTGAGAAAGCATGGCTATGTTATTAAGATAAGCATTATAAAACCCACAGGGGGTGAAAGGCGAAATCTGGGACATCAAATAATACTACAATATCTAAAGGCTTGCAAATATGCGTTGCATGAAAAACATTCCAGCAATATGAATGTTAACAGTTGAATCTTGAGTTTTCGGTTTAGGAAAAGCTTTTTGTCGTCAACAGATTTTGTCCACCTGCCACTGAAACACTCCATCCAAATCCTTTCTGATCCCaacaaacagagagagagagagagagagagagagagagagagagagagagagaaagagagaaagagagagagagagagggagggagggagagaaagagacttGCGAGGATAAAATTAATAGGGCATATTCTTTGACTATCCACTGTCATTGCGATACATTCTGCATTCTGATACCATCTAAAGCTTTGCAGAGTTTAAAGTGACTTTCCAGCactttgctttgttttgatCCCTTGACTTTTATGAAACACTGTTTGATGCCTGTAATACAGATATGGCAGGAATTTCATTTTGGCTTTAAGCCTGTTGTTCAGAATCAACAACTCCTGAATACATTAGCATTCCCAGATTGCAAACGACCCACAATATAGTTTCCTTGACTCATAAGTGACCTAATTGTACTCTCTTCACAGGCATGTCACACAAAAAGCACTCAACACTGGAGATTCAAACCTAAGAACTAATGCCAGTAGAGTTAACTTGTTGCTGAGCCAGtgacacacaaaaacacattattttagaatgcACTATTTTTGTCAACAATTTTAAGCAacagagaaaataattattttcataatcaACAATTCTCTCACCTCATAAgcgcattgcatgctgggattgACTTCTCTGTGCATGCTGCATGTCAAGCTCCCTTATAATTATGCTGCACTGTAAAACTGAACagtgaaatgaattaaatgaaatgagttaattTCACTCAAACAATAATGAAAGTTCATTGGACTCAATTGAAATAAGTTCTGTACACTCAAAATGTCGTTGTAGTAAGCTGAACTTAAAATGATTGAgttttctagttcccagcatgctttgcatcaaacaaggggaaaaaatgttgaaattaagtgttgttttgtgtgttttgcacAAGATTAACATAGGGAAACATAAGTTAGTACTTAAATGTTGTCTTATGTTAAGATTTACATAGGTTTCggttatgttggttttgtagtaTTACCATTATGGTGAAGAGTAGCGCCTGTGGTTAGGTTGAGGATGACAGCAAAACTTACTTAGactatatatactgcatgttgtATGATTAGTTACATGCAATAGTATAATGAGAGCCTTTTTGATAACTACATTAGCATGCACTAGTGTGATTTTGTTAACTAGCACAACTAGCAATTATAAAGATCAGAATGAATGAGCTGTTTAGCTTGGCTCCCATGGCTCTAAGCCCCACCCAATTTGtcataacatttttaaagctctactaacttaaaatatttgattaaacaaactaaattttttttgaggcaataagtttcctcaaatgttttgagtatACTTAACTTGTCAGGTTTTAGTGTGCCTACCTTTTGGAGCGTGGCACTGATGCCTTACTAGTTCACTAGGTTTTGGCACAGAGTAAGAGAGAGTATGCAACACAGCCAAAAGAAACCAAATCTCTCTGGAAGagtcttttctttctttttgtgaCTTTCGCTTACAGACGCAGTGAGGATTATATTGGATTCTTTAACAACTGCTACACAATtaccaaaaagaaaaacaacacgGATCAGTACAGTTGCATCACAATGAAAAAATC includes these proteins:
- the ctbp2a gene encoding C-terminal-binding protein 2a isoform X1, with product MLISSKQLPIGRSQSWDTLGGNEGHWERSDSVYEQQARMAGRRNSLSYGADVGGGWYEPPPGVRPPDLDLKREQDAYQESLYNQGYLDRPEPRNIRKSSVPELNSHYDRSPMAHRGSLPPHDYYQQDSGMPPRPTEGFYRGEQPHSLNRSSSHYGMMAGPRQLWEQSSAGRPGSGAPTPGIPPPPLPTAHDMGRIYREPSLPGPPPATPGTKMMQDGQRIPSRAPSPARYIMEPNSPRYGAEPPASLTSHSVYSDVNGRPIDPHQPTATCLVVDPVAQGMDGTARGMVMHPENPSPYTIQQQQQVQQQAQQQAQQQMQQQIQQQQMQQAQPVQQMQQGQPVQQMQQGQPVQQMQQGQPVQQLQQLQPVQQMQPIQPVQQVQQVPQVQPVQQVPHMQPVAPPNPVYTPAPPIAAAPVNIPSVATIPAPLPQIPAQPLTAPPPPTVPQTPVAPVDPKKNADPEFLALLQKEGLSESTITSLLQQGFDSTAMLAVMEENDVRSVAPNLGQARVLSRVVLCCKRPPEILPATPLHPSAPARGRSNSFSHRSDIYVHQPPPLTPGMESQYMQPPSTPMQTISPRMGEGYSRRPSSAPSQQLLETSGYPGARSAGAYSGAMVPVQPRPLSGYNPHAGLPMPPMTAMSQQVAIPSHLPGIPQQMAALQAPIHAMPQPLPAVPQPMTVPALAPQQAPKAYTTNYTVPMELMKRDRSLATMSPMHSPHVSPQVMRKAGVSSDRALVPVGGAVPGQNMSLANQKLSRRTGPPVIVSTMASPDTSIRPQIMNGPMHPRPLVALLDGRDCTVEMPILKDLATVAFCDAQSTQEIHEKVLNEAVGAMMYHTITLTREDLEKFKALRIIIRIGSGYDNIDIKAAGEMGIAVCNIPSAAVEETADSTLCHILNLYRRNTWLYQAMREGTRVQSVEQIREVASGAARIRGETLGLIGFGRSGQAVAVRAKAFGFNVIFYDPYLQDGLERSLGVQRVYTLQDLLYQSDCVSLHCNLNEHNHHLINDFTIKQMRQGAFLVNTARGGLVDEKALAQALKEGRIRGAALDVHESEPFSFSQGPLKDAPNLICTPHTAWYSEQASLEMREAAATEIRRAITGRIPDSLRNCVNKEFFVTTAPWGVMEQQQVHPELNGGAYRFPPGVVGVSPGGMGGQIEGMMPGGVPSAHPLPLGTQPSLAPSPTQLLKHNDHREHLAKS
- the ctbp2a gene encoding C-terminal-binding protein 2a isoform X2 — encoded protein: MLISSKQLPIGRSQSWDTLGGNEGHWERSDSVYEQQARMAGRRNSLSYGADVGGGWYEPPPGVRPPDLDLKREQDAYQESLYNQGYLDRPEPRNIRKSSVPELNSHYDRSPMAHRGSLPPHDYYQQDSGMPPRPTEGFYRGEQPHSLNRSSSHYGMMAGPRQLWEQSSAGRPGSGAPTPGIPPPPLPTAHDMGRIYREPSLPGPPPATPGTKMMQDGQRIPSRAPSPARYIMEPNSPRYGAEPPASLTSHSVYSDVNGRPIDPHQPTATCLVVDPVAQGMDGTARGMVMHPENPSPYTIQQQQQVQQQAQQQAQQQMQQQIQQQQMQQAQPVQQMQQGQPVQQMQQGQPVQQMQQGQPVQQLQQLQPVQQMQPIQPVQQVQQVPQVQPVQQVPHMQPVAPPNPVYTPAPPIAAAPVNIPSVATIPAPLPQIPAQPLTAPPPPTVPQTPVAPVDPKKNADPEFLALLQKEGLSESTITSLLQQGFDSTAMLAVMEENDVRSVAPNLGQARVLSRVVLCCKRPPEILPATPLHPSAPARGRSNSFSHRSDIYVHQPPPLTPGMESQYMQPPSTPMQTISPRMGEGYSRRPSSAPSQQLLETSGYPGARSAGAYSGAMVPVQPRPLSGYNPHAGLPMPPMTAMSQQVAIPSHLPGIPQQMAALQAPIHAMPQPLPAVPQPMTVPALAPQQAPKAYTTNYTVPMELMKRDRSLATMSPMHSPHVSPQVMRKAGVSSDRALVPVGGAVPGQNMSLANQKLSRRTGPPVIVSTMASPDTSIRPQIMNGPMHPRPLVALLDGRDCTVEMPILKDLATVAFCDAQSTQEIHEKVLNEAVGAMMYHTITLTREDLEKFKALRIIIRIGSGYDNIDIKAAGEMGIAVCNIPSAAVEETADSTLCHILNLYRRNTWLYQAMREGTRVQSVEQIREVASGAARIRGETLGLIGFGRSGQAVAVRAKAFGFNVIFYDPYLQDGLERSLGVQRVYTLQDLLYQSDCVSLHCNLNEHNHHLINDFTIKQMRQGAFLVNTARGGLVDEKALAQALKEGRIRGAALDVHESEPFSFSQGPLKDAPNLICTPHTAWYSEQASLEMREAAATEIRRAITGRIPDSLRNCVNKEFFVTTAPWGVMEQQQVHPELNGGAYSRVAQPLPAISPGGLQDKMYT
- the ctbp2a gene encoding C-terminal-binding protein 2a isoform X3 produces the protein MLISSKQLPIGRSQSWDTLGGNEGHWERSDSVYEQQARMAGRRNSLSYGADVGGGWYEPPPGVRPPDLDLKREQDAYQESLYNQGYLDRPEPRNIRKSSVPELNSHYDRSPMAHRGSLPPHDYYQQDSGMPPRPTEGFYRGEQPHSLNRSSSHYGMMAGPRQLWEQSSAGRPGSGAPTPGIPPPPLPTAHDMGRIYREPSLPGPPPATPGTKMMQDGQRIPSRAPSPARYIMEPNSPRYGAEPPASLTSHSVYSDVNGRPIDPHQPTATCLVVDPVAQGMDGTARGMVMHPENPSPYTIQQQQQVQQQAQQQAQQQMQQQIQQQQMQQAQPVQQMQQGQPVQQMQQGQPVQQMQQGQPVQQLQQLQPVQQMQPIQPVQQVQQVPQVQPVQQVPHMQPVAPPNPVYTPAPPIAAAPVNIPSVATIPAPLPQIPAQPLTAPPPPTVPQTPVAPVDPKKNADPEFLALLQKEGLSESTITSLLQQGFDSTAMLAVMEENDVRSVAPNLGQARVLSRVVLCCKRPPEILPATPLHPSAPARGRSNSFSHRSDIYVHQPPPLTPGMESQYMQPPSTPMQTISPRMGEGYSRRPSSAPSQQLLETSGYPGARSAGAYSGAMVPVQPRPLSGYNPHAGLPMPPMTAMSQQVAIPSHLPGIPQQMAALQAPIHAMPQPLPAVPQPMTVPALAPQQAPKAYTTNYTVPMELMKRDRSLATMSPMHSPHVSPQVMRKAGVSSDRALVPVGGAVPGQNMSLANQKLSRRTGPPVIVSTMASPDTSIRPQIMNGPMHPRPLVALLDGRDCTVEMPILKDLATVAFCDAQSTQEIHEKVLNEAVGAMMYHTITLTREDLEKFKALRIIIRIGSGYDNIDIKAAGEMGIAVCNIPSAAVEETADSTLCHILNLYRRNTWLYQAMREGTRVQSVEQIREVASGAARIRGETLGLIGFGRSGQAVAVRAKAFGFNVIFYDPYLQDGLERSLGVQRVYTLQDLLYQSDCVSLHCNLNEHNHHLINDFTIKQMRQGAFLVNTARGGLVDEKALAQALKEGRIRGAALDVHESEPFSFSQGPLKDAPNLICTPHTAWYSEQASLEMREAAATEIRRAITGRIPDSLRNCVNKEFFVTTAPWGVMEQQQVHPELNGGAYRVAQPLPAISPGGLQDKMYT